Proteins encoded in a region of the Balneolales bacterium ANBcel1 genome:
- a CDS encoding TonB-dependent receptor → MRTFANYYPLIVSILFVVVFAGMTPAAGDTGSAGGNGSPPANPGTATEEQTTRASINGFIRDADNGETLMGATILLMDTSRGATTNHSGYYIVNNIPPGTYTVRFSYLGYNEKRVEVTLEAGDGLRIDIDLEPAEFVLDELVVTSAREREERQNIGTASVSTELIKSVPSVLQADVFRSVQLLPGVKAASDFSSGLYIRGGGPDQTLILLDRTTVYNPSHFFGFFSTFNPDAIKDVRLYKGAYPASYGGRLGSVLDVYNKDGNRYETRGSLSLGMLSSRAMIEGPYSRGSYMLAVRRSTLEPLLAALRTSVDNVPHAFYFYDINAKINYDHWDNNRLSIAAYTGTDKVRFPFGDDSQFNLFYGNRTLSIDWTHLLSRRTFTNITITGSEYFNDPAFEFGGTDFERQNRIYDISAKADLEWIPSGEFELLAGFWGGRKTFRLRDYFDDQMTMDERIGADYGSLYLQNIWRPRDRWIINAGLRANYFSSGDYFRLDPRLSVEYYLTPETRLQAAYGRYHQFLTLLTNEAISAFDLWLITDTGVPPAYGDQFVLGVKNSSLPGYNFEFELYYRTMRDLFEFDPFLADAAGLDYAELFRFGEGYAAGFETFLEKTRGRLYGFIGYTWGITRRKFEGFNRDRFYPPKYDRIHDINVVANYQLSSRWTASAVFNYATGQAYTEPLGRTALSSNPFDGGTVDAIVVGRVNASRLPAYHRLDIGFTRQSSFFGIAESEWQFQAINLYSRRNVWFYMYDFDENPVKREEATMLPIIPVVGYTIHF, encoded by the coding sequence ATGCGCACGTTCGCCAATTACTATCCCCTTATTGTCTCGATCCTCTTTGTCGTTGTTTTCGCCGGCATGACTCCGGCCGCCGGTGATACAGGAAGCGCAGGCGGCAACGGTTCGCCGCCGGCCAACCCCGGCACGGCAACCGAAGAACAGACGACCAGAGCATCGATTAACGGGTTTATTCGTGATGCTGATAACGGAGAAACCCTGATGGGAGCCACCATTCTGCTGATGGATACCAGTCGTGGAGCCACGACCAACCACTCCGGATACTATATTGTCAACAATATCCCGCCCGGTACCTATACCGTCCGCTTTTCCTATCTGGGGTACAACGAAAAGCGGGTGGAAGTCACGCTCGAAGCCGGCGACGGCCTTCGCATCGACATCGATCTCGAACCCGCCGAGTTCGTCCTTGACGAGCTGGTGGTGACGTCGGCCCGCGAGCGCGAAGAACGGCAGAATATCGGTACCGCGTCGGTCTCCACGGAGCTCATCAAAAGCGTGCCGTCGGTTCTGCAGGCCGATGTGTTCCGCTCCGTCCAGTTGCTGCCCGGCGTCAAGGCGGCTTCCGATTTTTCCAGCGGCCTCTACATCCGCGGAGGCGGGCCCGATCAGACGCTCATCCTGCTCGACCGCACCACCGTTTACAATCCCTCCCATTTTTTCGGATTCTTTTCGACTTTCAACCCCGATGCCATCAAGGATGTCCGGCTCTACAAAGGCGCCTACCCCGCTTCATACGGCGGCAGGCTCGGTTCAGTGCTTGATGTGTACAACAAGGACGGCAACCGCTACGAAACCCGGGGCTCACTGAGCCTGGGCATGCTTTCCTCACGAGCCATGATCGAAGGGCCCTACTCCAGAGGATCCTATATGCTGGCGGTTCGCCGATCTACACTGGAGCCATTGCTGGCCGCTCTGCGCACATCGGTCGACAATGTCCCGCACGCCTTCTATTTCTACGATATAAATGCCAAAATCAACTACGACCACTGGGACAACAACCGGCTGAGTATCGCCGCCTACACCGGTACCGACAAGGTTCGCTTTCCGTTTGGTGACGACAGCCAGTTCAACCTGTTTTACGGCAACCGAACCCTGAGCATCGACTGGACCCACCTCCTCTCCCGGCGCACTTTCACCAACATCACCATAACCGGTTCGGAGTATTTCAACGACCCTGCTTTTGAATTCGGCGGCACCGATTTCGAGCGGCAGAACCGCATTTACGACATCTCCGCCAAAGCAGATCTGGAGTGGATTCCGTCCGGCGAGTTTGAATTGCTGGCCGGCTTTTGGGGCGGTCGCAAAACCTTCCGGCTCAGGGACTACTTCGACGATCAGATGACCATGGATGAACGCATCGGCGCCGATTACGGCTCCCTCTACCTGCAAAACATCTGGAGGCCCCGGGACCGCTGGATCATCAACGCTGGCCTGCGTGCCAACTATTTCAGCAGCGGTGATTATTTCCGACTCGATCCCCGACTGAGCGTCGAGTATTATCTGACTCCCGAAACCCGCCTCCAGGCTGCCTACGGCCGCTACCACCAGTTCCTTACCCTGCTCACCAACGAAGCCATATCCGCTTTCGATCTCTGGCTGATAACCGATACCGGCGTACCTCCCGCCTACGGCGATCAGTTCGTACTGGGCGTCAAAAACAGCTCCCTGCCCGGGTACAATTTCGAGTTTGAACTCTATTACCGAACCATGCGCGACCTGTTCGAGTTTGATCCCTTTCTGGCTGACGCTGCAGGCCTGGATTACGCCGAGCTCTTCCGCTTTGGCGAGGGATACGCCGCCGGTTTCGAAACCTTCCTTGAAAAAACACGCGGACGCCTTTACGGATTTATCGGATATACATGGGGCATCACCCGCCGGAAATTTGAAGGCTTCAACCGCGACCGGTTCTACCCGCCGAAATACGACCGCATCCACGATATCAATGTGGTTGCCAACTACCAGCTGAGCAGCCGCTGGACCGCCTCCGCCGTGTTTAATTACGCTACGGGCCAGGCATACACCGAACCGCTCGGTCGCACCGCACTCTCCTCCAACCCCTTTGACGGAGGAACCGTGGATGCCATTGTCGTAGGACGTGTGAACGCATCCCGATTACCCGCATACCACCGGCTGGATATCGGTTTTACCCGGCAAAGCTCATTTTTTGGAATCGCCGAGTCGGAGTGGCAGTTCCAGGCGATCAACCTCTACTCCAGACGCAATGTCTGGTTTTACATGTATGATTTCGACGAAAACCCGGTTAAGCGCGAGGAAGCCACCATGCTACCCATAATACCGGTCGTAGGCTACACCATACATTTTTAA
- a CDS encoding DUF4249 family protein, translating into MPYSERTHKDPSLHTNPARPRTTPGTGSGVFLLFWLMAFAAVSLVPAGCELYRQDDYEEQFVVESYLIAGEPLPEVRLSITAPFDESYYFEERAVGDADITISWYDEGGQRRSSFRYIEQERGIYIPAEPDRATEVEPRHMYRLEADVPLASGTLHRIEAETVIPDTFSVMEVVRNRAVYQDPEQLEFRITRNRQAGRQNHYIYSTESLEPYEENLTPFWDDITDDLDDAIRIRTGIVNEENFDINPDGTLTLRMPWIGIAFYGQNIISTFSIDNNTYDFFRSQPVQAGGGAGSISPGEIQNIIYHVDGGIGLFGGMSKLDILVTVDRPPSPQP; encoded by the coding sequence ATGCCATATTCCGAACGAACCCATAAGGATCCGTCTCTGCACACGAACCCTGCCCGGCCCCGTACAACGCCGGGCACCGGTTCCGGTGTATTTCTGTTGTTCTGGCTGATGGCCTTCGCTGCCGTGTCCCTTGTGCCGGCAGGATGCGAACTGTACAGGCAGGATGACTATGAAGAGCAGTTTGTCGTTGAAAGCTACCTGATTGCCGGAGAACCGCTTCCGGAGGTACGCCTGTCGATTACGGCGCCTTTTGATGAAAGCTATTATTTTGAGGAGCGGGCCGTCGGCGATGCCGACATAACCATCTCATGGTATGATGAGGGCGGGCAGCGCCGGTCCAGCTTCCGCTATATCGAACAAGAGCGCGGTATTTACATTCCGGCGGAACCGGACCGGGCGACAGAGGTTGAGCCGCGCCATATGTACCGGCTGGAAGCCGATGTGCCCCTTGCGAGCGGAACCCTTCACCGTATAGAAGCGGAAACCGTCATCCCGGATACTTTCTCGGTGATGGAGGTTGTCCGCAACCGGGCCGTTTACCAGGACCCGGAACAGCTCGAGTTCCGGATTACACGCAACCGTCAGGCCGGCCGGCAAAACCATTATATATATTCTACCGAATCCCTTGAGCCGTACGAAGAAAATCTGACACCCTTCTGGGATGACATCACAGACGATCTGGACGATGCCATCCGCATACGGACCGGTATTGTCAATGAAGAGAATTTCGATATCAATCCCGACGGCACCCTCACACTGCGCATGCCCTGGATCGGGATCGCGTTCTACGGGCAGAATATCATTTCGACCTTTTCCATCGACAATAACACCTATGATTTCTTCCGTTCACAACCGGTGCAGGCCGGAGGGGGCGCAGGATCCATATCCCCCGGAGAAATCCAGAACATCATCTACCATGTAGATGGTGGAATCGGCCTGTTCGGAGGCATGTCGAAACTGGATATCCTGGTAACGGTCGACCGCCCGCCTTCGCCGCAACCCTGA
- a CDS encoding glycoside hydrolase family 13 protein — translation MTMAGRWIVALMFLVSVLPFTAAEAVEPDRVEPPFWWTGMNDSRVQLMVYGEDIAKSRPSVDYPGVSLERIIAVENPNYLFIDLKIGEKARPGTLDIRFQREDRSHTWSYELRERRDNRMRHRGFDPSDVIYLIMPDRFANGDPSISEIEGMYEGVDRSEPFARHGGDIQGIIDNLDYIRDLGMTALWLNPILENDMPYDYSQQIGFYHGYAATDKYRVDRRFGTNEKFVEMVDRAHEMGLKVIMDMIHNHIGTHHWWMKDLPTSDWIHDQEEVGNTSFRTNTIMDPYASRNDYETTVKGWFVDEMPDLNQRNELLANYLIQNTIWWIEYAGIDGIRMDTHPYPYKDYMAEWTRKVLEEYPDFNIVGEAWMPNVPTTAWWQYDFPTQSGYNSYLPSVTDFPLYNAIVAGLNEEEGWDTGMNRIYLTLGQDFLYTDPLLNVIFVDNHDLDRFFSSIGEDYDKFRLGVTLIYTTRGIPQIYYGTEILKTGAGPDALKRKDFPGGWPDDPINAFTSEGRAELGEKRGLPVSDAYDLIKTLSWWRQDKPVLHYGDLTHFVPEENTYVYFRHNDDDAVMVVLNASDEQAVLDLSRFSEVLDGYPAAHEIITDTPVTLDGILEVPAMTPMVLDLMSGK, via the coding sequence ATGACTATGGCTGGAAGATGGATTGTTGCACTGATGTTTTTGGTTTCGGTTTTGCCGTTTACGGCTGCGGAAGCGGTGGAGCCCGATCGGGTGGAACCGCCGTTCTGGTGGACCGGCATGAATGATTCCCGGGTTCAGTTGATGGTGTACGGAGAGGATATTGCGAAATCGCGCCCGTCGGTGGACTACCCCGGGGTTTCGCTGGAACGGATCATCGCCGTCGAAAACCCCAACTACCTGTTTATCGATCTGAAGATCGGAGAAAAAGCCCGGCCGGGTACCCTCGACATCCGCTTCCAGCGTGAGGATCGTTCCCATACCTGGAGCTACGAGCTTCGTGAGCGGCGAGACAATCGCATGCGCCACAGAGGGTTTGATCCATCTGATGTCATCTATCTCATTATGCCCGACCGTTTTGCCAACGGGGACCCCTCCATCAGTGAAATCGAGGGGATGTACGAAGGAGTGGACCGCAGCGAGCCTTTCGCGCGCCATGGCGGCGATATCCAGGGCATTATCGACAATCTGGATTATATCCGGGACCTCGGCATGACCGCCCTCTGGCTCAACCCCATCCTGGAAAACGACATGCCCTACGACTACAGTCAACAGATCGGATTCTACCACGGCTATGCCGCTACCGATAAATACCGTGTCGACCGCCGGTTCGGCACCAACGAAAAGTTTGTGGAAATGGTGGATCGTGCGCACGAAATGGGACTGAAAGTCATTATGGACATGATTCACAACCATATCGGCACCCACCACTGGTGGATGAAGGATCTGCCAACCAGCGACTGGATCCACGACCAGGAGGAGGTCGGTAATACCTCCTTCCGCACCAACACCATCATGGATCCCTATGCCTCGCGCAACGACTACGAGACCACCGTCAAGGGCTGGTTCGTTGATGAGATGCCCGACCTGAACCAGCGCAATGAGCTGCTGGCGAACTACCTCATCCAAAACACCATCTGGTGGATCGAGTATGCCGGCATCGACGGCATCCGCATGGATACCCACCCCTATCCCTACAAGGATTACATGGCCGAGTGGACCCGCAAGGTGCTCGAGGAGTACCCCGATTTTAACATAGTCGGTGAAGCATGGATGCCCAACGTGCCGACTACCGCCTGGTGGCAATACGACTTCCCCACCCAAAGCGGGTACAACTCCTATCTGCCGAGTGTTACCGACTTCCCGCTTTACAATGCCATTGTGGCCGGCCTCAACGAAGAGGAGGGATGGGATACCGGTATGAATCGCATCTATTTAACTTTGGGGCAGGACTTTCTGTATACCGATCCGCTCCTGAATGTCATTTTCGTCGATAACCATGATCTGGACCGCTTTTTCTCCTCCATCGGCGAAGATTACGACAAGTTTCGCCTTGGAGTGACCCTGATCTATACCACCCGGGGGATCCCGCAAATCTATTACGGGACGGAGATCCTGAAAACGGGCGCGGGTCCGGATGCCCTAAAACGCAAAGATTTCCCGGGCGGCTGGCCGGATGATCCGATCAACGCCTTTACCAGTGAAGGCCGGGCCGAACTTGGCGAAAAACGAGGCCTTCCGGTGTCGGATGCCTACGACCTGATCAAAACGCTGAGTTGGTGGCGGCAGGACAAGCCGGTGCTCCATTACGGCGACCTCACCCACTTTGTGCCGGAGGAGAATACCTATGTCTATTTCCGCCACAACGACGATGACGCCGTGATGGTGGTGCTGAACGCATCGGACGAACAGGCGGTACTGGATCTGAGCCGGTTCAGTGAGGTACTGGACGGCTACCCGGCCGCGCATGAGATCATTACCGATACACCGGTCACGCTTGATGGAATTCTGGAAGTGCCCGCGATGACCCCGATGGTGCTCGATTTGATGTCCGGTAAATAA
- a CDS encoding DUF4159 domain-containing protein yields MRLIKGYAGWVHRSLAAGLMILTIAALAVFGMAPAGSVNAQPAGDAPASFRNEVPEEYKFRIARIEYRGGGDWYNDPSSLTNLIDFAVDYLPISIQREYDDVPIGSRDLHSYPFVFMTGHGNIDVNATEAANMRDYLDNGGFLYIDDDYGFDPYVRSVIEKIFPGEELIELPASHPIYSMVFDFPDGLPKIHEHDGKPPRGFGIFRNGRLALYYTYESNLADGWAFDVHDNPQHITDKSLQMGVNLLLYAFTREN; encoded by the coding sequence GTGCGTCTTATTAAAGGATATGCCGGATGGGTTCACCGATCTTTGGCGGCGGGTCTGATGATACTGACCATTGCGGCACTTGCCGTTTTCGGCATGGCTCCGGCCGGATCCGTTAACGCGCAGCCGGCAGGCGACGCACCCGCAAGTTTCCGCAACGAGGTGCCTGAGGAGTACAAGTTCCGGATTGCGCGAATAGAATACCGGGGCGGCGGTGACTGGTACAACGACCCGTCCTCGCTAACCAACCTGATCGATTTTGCCGTCGATTACCTGCCGATATCGATTCAGCGCGAGTACGACGATGTTCCGATCGGCAGCCGCGATCTTCACTCCTATCCGTTCGTTTTCATGACCGGCCACGGCAATATCGATGTTAACGCCACCGAAGCGGCCAACATGCGCGATTACCTGGACAATGGTGGCTTTTTATACATAGATGATGATTACGGATTCGACCCGTATGTCAGGTCCGTCATTGAAAAGATTTTTCCCGGTGAAGAGCTGATCGAGCTGCCTGCATCGCACCCCATATACTCCATGGTCTTCGACTTTCCCGATGGCCTCCCAAAGATCCATGAGCACGACGGAAAGCCGCCCCGGGGGTTCGGTATCTTCCGCAACGGCCGCCTGGCGCTTTACTACACCTATGAATCCAACCTGGCCGACGGCTGGGCGTTTGACGTGCACGACAACCCGCAGCATATCACCGACAAATCCCTTCAGATGGGTGTTAACCTGCTCCTTTACGCTTTCACCAGGGAAAATTGA